The following coding sequences lie in one Arachis ipaensis cultivar K30076 chromosome B05, Araip1.1, whole genome shotgun sequence genomic window:
- the LOC107642555 gene encoding LOW QUALITY PROTEIN: ABC transporter G family member 14-like (The sequence of the model RefSeq protein was modified relative to this genomic sequence to represent the inferred CDS: deleted 1 base in 1 codon) has translation MPQNCIAPKPEYNTSSSSHSMEAALENNNTNEQQSIQKLTMFPITLKFEELVYKVKLEQKGGCWGSNKWSCKEKTILNGISGCVCPGEILAMLGPSGSGKTTLLTALGGRLTGKLSGKITYNNNPFSGSIKRRTGFVAQDDVLYPHLTVTETLFFTALLRLPKTLTRDEKVHHVERVISELGLTRCRSSMIGGPLFRGISGGEKQRVSIGQEMLINPSLLLLDEPTSGLDSTTAQRILNTIKRLAGGGRTVITTIHQPSSRLYYMFDKVVLLSEGSPIYYGPASTALDYFSSLGFSTSVTVNPSDLLLDLANGIAPDSKHASEQSEGLEQERKQVREALISAYDKNIATKLKAELCSVEVNNYNNMMIKDACARNQINQEQWCTSWWHQFKVLLQRGVRERRFEAFNRLRIFQVISVAFLGGLLWWHTPESHIEDRVALLFFFSVFWGFYPLYNAVFTFPQERRMLIKERSSGMYRLSSYFLARTIGDLPLELALLTAFVFIIYWMGGLKPDPVTFILSLLVVLYSVLVSQSLGLAFGAILMEIKQATTLASVTTLVFLIAGGYYVQQIPPFIVWLKYLSYSYYCYKLLLGVQYTQDDYYECSKSVMCKVADFPPIKSMGLNHLWVDVCIMALMLVGYRLIAYLALNRVR, from the exons ATGCCACAAAACTGCATAGCACCAAAACCAGAATACAACACTAGTAGTAGTAGTCACTCTATGGAAGCAGCCTTAGAGAATAATAATACCAATGAACAACAATCCATACAAAAACTCACTATGTTCCCCATAACTTTGAAG TTTGAGGAATTGGTGTACAAAGTGAAACTAGAACAGAAAGGAGGATGTTGGGGAAGCAACAAATGGAGCTGCAAAGAGAAAACAATTCTGAATGGAATCAGTGGTTGTGTTTGCCCTGGTGAGATTCTTGCCATGCTTGGCCCTTCAGGGAGTGGCAAAACCACACTCCTTACAGCTCTCGGAGGCCGTCTCACCGGAAAACTCTCC GGCAAGATAACATACAACAACAATCCATTCTCAGGTTCAATCAAGAGAAGAACAGGTTTTGTAGCACAAGATGATGTTCTATATCCTCACCTAACTGTTACTGAAACACTATTCTTCACTGCACTTCTAAGGCTTCCAAAGACTTTAACAAGAGATGAGAAGGTTCATCATGTTGAGAGAGTGATCAGTGAATTGGGATTAACAAGGTGTAGGAGCAGCATGATTGGAGGACCTTTGTTCAGAGGAATTTCCGGTGGAGAAAAGCAGAGAGTTAGTATTGGACAAGAAATGCTTATTAATCCTAGCTTGTTGCTTCTTGATGAGCCTACTTCTGGTTTGGATTCCACAACTGCTCAGAGGATCTTGAACACTATTAAGAGACTCGCCGGCGGCGGAAGAACCGTTATAACCACCATTCACCAGCCATCTAGCAGGCTATACTACATGTTTGACAAGGTTGTGTTGCTCTCTGAAGGCTCTCCTATTTACTATGGTCCTGCTTCCACTGCTTTGGACTATTTCTCTTCACTTGGATTCTCTACTTCTGTCACTGTTAATCCTTCTGATCTCTTGCTTGATCTTGCCAATG GGATTGCTCCAGATTCAAAGCATGCAAGTGAACAAAGTGAGGGATTAGAACAAGAAAGGAAGCAAGTTAGAGAAGCACTAATATCAGCTTATGATAAGAACATAGCAACAAAGCTGAAAGCTGAGCTGTGCAGTGTTGAGGTGAACAACTACAACAACATGATGATCAAAGATGCTTGTGCAA GGAATCAGATAAATCAGGAGCAATGGTGCACAAGTTGGTGGCATCAGTTTAAAGTACTATTGCAGAGGGGAGTGAGGGAGAGAAGGTTTGAAGCATTCAATAGGCTGAGAATATTCCAAGTCATAAGTGTTGCTTTTCTTGGTGGACTCTTGTGGTGGCATACCCCAGAATCACACATTGAAGATCGG GTAGCATTGCTGTTTTTCTTCTCAGTTTTCTGGGGATTCTACCCTCTATACAATGCAGTATTCACAttcccacaagagaggagaatgCTGATAAAGGAAAGATCTTCAGGAATGTACAGGCTCTCTTCCTACTTCTTAGCAAGAACAATAGGAGACTTGCCATTGGAGCTTGCACTTCTGACTGCATTTGTGTTCATAATCTATTGGATGGGAGGACTCAAACCTGATCCTGTTACATTCATCCTttctcttcttgttgttctcTACAGTGTCCTTGTTTCTCAAAGCTTAGGCTTAGCATTTGGTGCTATATTAATGGAGATCAAACAAGCAACCACTCTAGCTTCTGTCACAACCCTTGTGTTCCTCATTGCTGGTGGATACTATGTTCAACAGATTCCACCTTTTATAGTGTGGCTAAAGTACTTGAGCTATAGCTACTACTGTTACAAGCTTCTTCTTGGTGTTCAATACACTCAAGATGATTACTATGAATGCTCAAAGAGTGTGATGTGCAAGGTTGCTGATTTTCCACCAATCAAATCAATGGGATTGAATCATCTTTGGGTTGATGTTTGCATTATGGCACTTATGTTGGTTGGTTATAGACTAATTGCTTATTTAGCACTCAATAGAGTAAGGTAG